Proteins found in one Colletes latitarsis isolate SP2378_abdomen chromosome 8, iyColLati1, whole genome shotgun sequence genomic segment:
- the LOC143344777 gene encoding serine/threonine-protein phosphatase 4 regulatory subunit 4 isoform X1: MLQEEDKAPYESVLDLKGDDYQKLSVIHNLPSLLATDTQSCMSRVVPKMQQSLPTASTEFHLAASSTFKTILEQKLVSHNVFSQTFLQSILNSLDSRDPVVCDAWLETLLDVIELLPVEVIRLQILPLTIMKGQLSQPIYSRVTCSRLLGKICTRFDSAMIQKEVLPTVHSLCQDVNSEVRASICLQLRFVAEGLGAESVKPALLPSLVELASDEESNVRCTSVQTIVYLLPHLQEDTIKTTIVPLVKKLCENAMKSDDNVICIIAQEFGKLVLGLEKCLLPTEKAWFLKYFQQLAQMGIVSMKKESKPHLLFMTSNPAEDEKYMECRRCCAFNLPAMFLFVSNSSDDTDALLLTFNALVNDHYYMVRRTVASGIHEVAKILGPKSGRIKLDLIKLLKDDSKEVLQGLVPHIGLLLDCLAESQTIGVDRMDSTLMEIGRALIICEVEISSTRNWRLAVLMHSQLEIIVKYFPSDFIYSNFVPMVFFRILHARPIPVRLAAGTLYLFLLRYNMKPTQRVELRSRLYTELANSPDCYVRMMFVRMMVEALEIFSSVYFKEHFFNVLLNMAEDPVANIRIKVVSLLPQLKSLLWIPTDKKLLTALETTIGHLMNSEKDRDVIAVLATVVRKLNEMKLKYDGQTPASKHTKQDIEDTRKLEEEKRLSGLTPGKSSSGGTAMKKGAWRRTPDNPGKTIPPTSSKEGTGSPRHSSEGTRGRIQLTHPWERLGHTNSNASTTHANFESGPCHDFLMQKMQQNRSKLASLPLIVWPDSCECNYEEENNVHSCPPSDYATSVFLAFMRENRRKSQQNSLLTRDYAREFSTNIASKDTATARTFSSAPNLAMLRALTKAAHYNSCWPCSSMPEIPVMLSDDEFLVDAGIRIPAQFSSQSMSKIPHLQDSVFAKRRGSFNFDRSRSVGMNFDKGKPKRNSSVEYEDCMKRRTNGADQSNNGRTSMDCEDDLRLVKESQQLGKKDTVYIGPMMRSRFGFGVNQERSIEEKIKRNSLILDKDKPKILQSKCALDRTKRHSASFDKGKPKRNSSIEYEDDMKRRTNGINQPKDLRTSIDYEDGLRLGKDDQQLDTKDSSMYLGSLVRSRFGFVNQERSMDEKIKRNSLVLDKDKPKLVHTKCTLDRTKRHSANFSLKQTDSKDIKPNLKCHSLEVVDYVPSERLGRALRRYSTLDVNHNQGLSKIPLRSFVPRSRTAPATRASSPVHIDKLCRMPFWES, encoded by the exons ATgttgcaagaggaagataaagcTCCGTACGAGAGCGTACTAGACCT GAAAGGGGATGATTATCAGAAACTCAGTGTTATACACAATTTACCGAGTCTCTTAGCTACAGACACGCAATCATGTATGTCTCGTGTGGTACCAAAAATGCAGCAATCGTTGCCTACTGCATCTACCGAGTTTCACCTTGCAGCCTCATCTACGTTCAAAACAATATTAGAGCAGAAACTTGTCAGCCATAATGTCTTCAGTCAAACATTCCTCCAAAGTATATTAAATTCGCTTGACAGTCGTGATCCAG TCGTTTGTGATGCATGGCTGGAGACCTTACTGGATGTGATAGAGTTACTGCCGGTAGAAGTCATAAGATTGCAG ATTCTTCCATTGACTATAATGAAAGGACAATTATCACAACCTATCTACTCCAGGGTAACGTGCAGCAGGTTACTAGGAAAAATTTGTACAAGATTCGATTCTGCTAT GATACAGAAGGAAGTTCTACCAACGGTACATTCCCTCTGTCAGGATGTAAATAGCGAAGTACGAGCTAGTATCTGCTTGCAGCTACGTTTTGTTGCTGAAGGCCTTGGTGCTGAGTCTGTAAAACCTGCTTTGTTACCGTCTCTCGTAGAATTAGCAAGCGACGAAGAAAGCAATGTAAGATGCACCTCTGTACAGACAATAGTGTACTTGCTACCTCATCTTCAAGAAG ATACAATAAAAACTACCATAGTGCcacttgttaaaaaattatgtgaAAATGCAATGAAATCGGACGATAATGTGATATGCATTATTGCCCAGGAGTTTGGAAAACTCGTACTTGGTTTGGAAA aatgctTATTACCCACGGAAAAAGCAtggtttttaaaatattttcaacaacTTGCGCAAATGGGTATTGTCTCGATGAAAAAAGAGTCCAAACCTCACCTTCTGTTT ATGACTAGTAATCCAGCCGAAGATGAGAAATATATGGAATGCAGAAGGTGTTGCGCTTTTAATCTACCCGCAATGTTTCTTTTTGTATCAAATTCGTCGGACGACACGGACGCATTACTTCTTACATTTAACGCGTTAGTGAACGATCACTATTACATGGTTAGAAGAACTGTAGCAAGTGGAATTCATGAA GTGGCTAAGATATTGGGTCCAAAGAGCGGTCGAATAAAATTAGacctaataaaattattaaaggaTGATTCGAAAGAAGTTCTACAAGGTTTAGTTCCTCACATAGGATTACTGCTTGATTGTTTAGCTGAAAGTCAAACTATCGGAGTAGATAGGATG GATTCTACTCTAATGGAAATTGGCAGAGCATTAATAATATGTGAAGTAGAAATATCATCTACACGTAATTGGAGGCTAGCGGTATTAATGCATTCACAGCTCGAAATAATAGTTAAATACTTTCCAAGTGATTTTATATATTCAAATTTTGTGCCAATGGTTTTTTTCAGAATATTACATGCT aggccaaTACCTGTACGTCTTGCCGCGGGAACGTTATACCTTTTTCTTTTACGTTATAACATGAAACCTACTCAAAGGGTAGAACTTCGAAGCAGGTTATACACAGAGTTGGCTAATAGTCCTGACTGTTACGTGAGAATGATGTTTGTTCGTATGATGGTAGAGGCCTTAGAAATTTTCTCTTCCGTATATTTCAAGGAACACTTTTTCAACGTTTTATTGAACATGGCTGAAGATCCTGTAGCTAACATTAGAATTAAAGTAGTTTCCTTGTTGCCTCAATTGAAAAGCCTGTTATGGATACCGacggataaaaaattattaacggcgTTAGAGACGACTATAGGACATTTAATGAACAGCGAAAAGGATAGAGACGTAATTGCTGTGTTAGCAACTGTTGTGCGGAAATTGAACGAGATGAAACTTAAATACGATGGCCAAACT CCAGCGAGTAAACACACGAAGCAAGATATTGAGGATACTAGGAAATTAGAAGAAGAGAAAAGATTATCAGGACTGACGCCTGGAAAATCTTCGTCCGGAGGAACTGCAATGAAAAAGG GTGCATGGCGACGAACACCGGATAATCCAGGGAAAACAAT ACCGCCGACGTCATCAAAGG AAGGTACTGGATCTCCTCGTCACTCGAGCGAAGGAACAAGAGGAAG AATTCAACTAACACATCCTTGGGAAAGACTAGGTCATACTAACTCGAATGCTAGTACGACCCATGCTAACTTTGAGAGTGGACCATGTCACGATTTTCTGATGCAAAAGATGCAACAAAATCGCTCGAAATTGGCCTCGTTGCCGTTGATAGTATGGCCGGATTCGTGCGAGTGCAACTACGAGGAGGAGAACAATGTCCATTCTTGTCCCCCGTCCGACTACGCTACATCCGTTTTCCTGGCGTTCATGAGAGAAAATCGACGAAAGTCGCAGCAAAATTCCCTACTAACCCGAGACTATGCGCGTGAATTCTCCACTAACATCGCTAGCAAGGACACTGCCACTGCGAGAACGTTTTCCAGTGCTCCTAATCTGGCTATGCTTAGAGCACTGACCAAAGCGGCTCACTATAACTCTTGTTGGCCCTGTAGCTCGATGCCGGAGATACCGGTGATGCTGTCGGACGACGAGTTCCTCGTGGACGCCGGTATCCGGATACCTGCGCAATTTTCTTCGCAAAGCATGTCCAAGATACCGCATCTGCAGGATTCAGTCTTCGCAAAGAGAAGGGGTTCGTTCAATTTTGACCGTTCGCGTAGCGTTGGCATGAACTTTGACAAAGGGAAACCCAAGAGGAATTCGTCCGTCGAGTACGAAGATTGCATGAAACGGAGAACCAATGGTGCTGATCAATCGAACAACGGAAGGACATCGATGGACTGCGAAGATGACTTGAGATTGGTGAAGGAGAGTCAACAGTTGGGCAAAAAGGACACGGTGTACATCGGACCAATGATGAGGTCGAGATTCGGGTTTGGTGTAAATCAGGAGCGATCGATAGAGGAGAAGATAAAACGGAACTCACTAATATTGGATAAGGACAAGCCGAAGATTTTGCAGTCAAAGTGCGCGCTGGATAGGACTAAGCGGCATTCTGCGAGTTTCGATAAGGGAAAGCCTAAGAGAAACTCGTCGATCGAGTACGAGGATGACATGAAACGTAGAACGAACGGAATTAACCAGCCGAAGGATCTCAGGACCTCGATCGACTACGAAGACGGGTTAAGACTGGGGAAAGATGATCAACAACTGGATACGAAGGATTCGTCGATGTACCTCGGGTCTCTGGTTAGGTCGAGGTTCGGGTTTGTCAATCAAGAAAGATCGATGGACGAGAAGATAAAACGAAACTCGTTGGTGTTGGACAAGGATAAGCCGAAGCTCGTGCACACCAAATGCACGCTAGATAGGACTAAACGACACTCCGCGAACTTTAGCTTAAAGCAGACGGACTCGAAGGATATTAAACCCAATTTGAAATGTCATAGCTTAGAAGTGGTCGATTACGTGCCAAGCGAACGCCTCGGCAGGGCCCTTAGGCGGTATTCAACCTTGGACGTGAATCATAATCAGGGACTTAGCAAAATACCCTTAAGGAGTTTTGTACCTCGTAGTAGAACCGCTCCAGCTACCAGAGCATCGAGCCCGGTACACATAGACAAGCTGTGTCGAATGCCGTTTTGGGAATCCTAG
- the LOC143344777 gene encoding uncharacterized protein LOC143344777 isoform X2: MLQEEDKAPYESVLDLKGDDYQKLSVIHNLPSLLATDTQSCMSRVVPKMQQSLPTASTEFHLAASSTFKTILEQKLVSHNVFSQTFLQSILNSLDSRDPDLTGCDRVTAGRSHKIADSSIDYNERTIITTYLLQGNVQQVTRKNLYKIRFCYLRFVAEGLGAESVKPALLPSLVELASDEESNVRCTSVQTIVYLLPHLQEDTIKTTIVPLVKKLCENAMKSDDNVICIIAQEFGKLVLGLEKCLLPTEKAWFLKYFQQLAQMGIVSMKKESKPHLLFMTSNPAEDEKYMECRRCCAFNLPAMFLFVSNSSDDTDALLLTFNALVNDHYYMVRRTVASGIHEVAKILGPKSGRIKLDLIKLLKDDSKEVLQGLVPHIGLLLDCLAESQTIGVDRMDSTLMEIGRALIICEVEISSTRNWRLAVLMHSQLEIIVKYFPSDFIYSNFVPMVFFRILHARPIPVRLAAGTLYLFLLRYNMKPTQRVELRSRLYTELANSPDCYVRMMFVRMMVEALEIFSSVYFKEHFFNVLLNMAEDPVANIRIKVVSLLPQLKSLLWIPTDKKLLTALETTIGHLMNSEKDRDVIAVLATVVRKLNEMKLKYDGQTPASKHTKQDIEDTRKLEEEKRLSGLTPGKSSSGGTAMKKGAWRRTPDNPGKTIPPTSSKEGTGSPRHSSEGTRGRIQLTHPWERLGHTNSNASTTHANFESGPCHDFLMQKMQQNRSKLASLPLIVWPDSCECNYEEENNVHSCPPSDYATSVFLAFMRENRRKSQQNSLLTRDYAREFSTNIASKDTATARTFSSAPNLAMLRALTKAAHYNSCWPCSSMPEIPVMLSDDEFLVDAGIRIPAQFSSQSMSKIPHLQDSVFAKRRGSFNFDRSRSVGMNFDKGKPKRNSSVEYEDCMKRRTNGADQSNNGRTSMDCEDDLRLVKESQQLGKKDTVYIGPMMRSRFGFGVNQERSIEEKIKRNSLILDKDKPKILQSKCALDRTKRHSASFDKGKPKRNSSIEYEDDMKRRTNGINQPKDLRTSIDYEDGLRLGKDDQQLDTKDSSMYLGSLVRSRFGFVNQERSMDEKIKRNSLVLDKDKPKLVHTKCTLDRTKRHSANFSLKQTDSKDIKPNLKCHSLEVVDYVPSERLGRALRRYSTLDVNHNQGLSKIPLRSFVPRSRTAPATRASSPVHIDKLCRMPFWES, from the exons ATgttgcaagaggaagataaagcTCCGTACGAGAGCGTACTAGACCT GAAAGGGGATGATTATCAGAAACTCAGTGTTATACACAATTTACCGAGTCTCTTAGCTACAGACACGCAATCATGTATGTCTCGTGTGGTACCAAAAATGCAGCAATCGTTGCCTACTGCATCTACCGAGTTTCACCTTGCAGCCTCATCTACGTTCAAAACAATATTAGAGCAGAAACTTGTCAGCCATAATGTCTTCAGTCAAACATTCCTCCAAAGTATATTAAATTCGCTTGACAGTCGTGATCCAG ACCTTACTGGATGTGATAGAGTTACTGCCGGTAGAAGTCATAAGATTGCAG ATTCTTCCATTGACTATAATGAAAGGACAATTATCACAACCTATCTACTCCAGGGTAACGTGCAGCAGGTTACTAGGAAAAATTTGTACAAGATTCGATTCTGCTAT CTACGTTTTGTTGCTGAAGGCCTTGGTGCTGAGTCTGTAAAACCTGCTTTGTTACCGTCTCTCGTAGAATTAGCAAGCGACGAAGAAAGCAATGTAAGATGCACCTCTGTACAGACAATAGTGTACTTGCTACCTCATCTTCAAGAAG ATACAATAAAAACTACCATAGTGCcacttgttaaaaaattatgtgaAAATGCAATGAAATCGGACGATAATGTGATATGCATTATTGCCCAGGAGTTTGGAAAACTCGTACTTGGTTTGGAAA aatgctTATTACCCACGGAAAAAGCAtggtttttaaaatattttcaacaacTTGCGCAAATGGGTATTGTCTCGATGAAAAAAGAGTCCAAACCTCACCTTCTGTTT ATGACTAGTAATCCAGCCGAAGATGAGAAATATATGGAATGCAGAAGGTGTTGCGCTTTTAATCTACCCGCAATGTTTCTTTTTGTATCAAATTCGTCGGACGACACGGACGCATTACTTCTTACATTTAACGCGTTAGTGAACGATCACTATTACATGGTTAGAAGAACTGTAGCAAGTGGAATTCATGAA GTGGCTAAGATATTGGGTCCAAAGAGCGGTCGAATAAAATTAGacctaataaaattattaaaggaTGATTCGAAAGAAGTTCTACAAGGTTTAGTTCCTCACATAGGATTACTGCTTGATTGTTTAGCTGAAAGTCAAACTATCGGAGTAGATAGGATG GATTCTACTCTAATGGAAATTGGCAGAGCATTAATAATATGTGAAGTAGAAATATCATCTACACGTAATTGGAGGCTAGCGGTATTAATGCATTCACAGCTCGAAATAATAGTTAAATACTTTCCAAGTGATTTTATATATTCAAATTTTGTGCCAATGGTTTTTTTCAGAATATTACATGCT aggccaaTACCTGTACGTCTTGCCGCGGGAACGTTATACCTTTTTCTTTTACGTTATAACATGAAACCTACTCAAAGGGTAGAACTTCGAAGCAGGTTATACACAGAGTTGGCTAATAGTCCTGACTGTTACGTGAGAATGATGTTTGTTCGTATGATGGTAGAGGCCTTAGAAATTTTCTCTTCCGTATATTTCAAGGAACACTTTTTCAACGTTTTATTGAACATGGCTGAAGATCCTGTAGCTAACATTAGAATTAAAGTAGTTTCCTTGTTGCCTCAATTGAAAAGCCTGTTATGGATACCGacggataaaaaattattaacggcgTTAGAGACGACTATAGGACATTTAATGAACAGCGAAAAGGATAGAGACGTAATTGCTGTGTTAGCAACTGTTGTGCGGAAATTGAACGAGATGAAACTTAAATACGATGGCCAAACT CCAGCGAGTAAACACACGAAGCAAGATATTGAGGATACTAGGAAATTAGAAGAAGAGAAAAGATTATCAGGACTGACGCCTGGAAAATCTTCGTCCGGAGGAACTGCAATGAAAAAGG GTGCATGGCGACGAACACCGGATAATCCAGGGAAAACAAT ACCGCCGACGTCATCAAAGG AAGGTACTGGATCTCCTCGTCACTCGAGCGAAGGAACAAGAGGAAG AATTCAACTAACACATCCTTGGGAAAGACTAGGTCATACTAACTCGAATGCTAGTACGACCCATGCTAACTTTGAGAGTGGACCATGTCACGATTTTCTGATGCAAAAGATGCAACAAAATCGCTCGAAATTGGCCTCGTTGCCGTTGATAGTATGGCCGGATTCGTGCGAGTGCAACTACGAGGAGGAGAACAATGTCCATTCTTGTCCCCCGTCCGACTACGCTACATCCGTTTTCCTGGCGTTCATGAGAGAAAATCGACGAAAGTCGCAGCAAAATTCCCTACTAACCCGAGACTATGCGCGTGAATTCTCCACTAACATCGCTAGCAAGGACACTGCCACTGCGAGAACGTTTTCCAGTGCTCCTAATCTGGCTATGCTTAGAGCACTGACCAAAGCGGCTCACTATAACTCTTGTTGGCCCTGTAGCTCGATGCCGGAGATACCGGTGATGCTGTCGGACGACGAGTTCCTCGTGGACGCCGGTATCCGGATACCTGCGCAATTTTCTTCGCAAAGCATGTCCAAGATACCGCATCTGCAGGATTCAGTCTTCGCAAAGAGAAGGGGTTCGTTCAATTTTGACCGTTCGCGTAGCGTTGGCATGAACTTTGACAAAGGGAAACCCAAGAGGAATTCGTCCGTCGAGTACGAAGATTGCATGAAACGGAGAACCAATGGTGCTGATCAATCGAACAACGGAAGGACATCGATGGACTGCGAAGATGACTTGAGATTGGTGAAGGAGAGTCAACAGTTGGGCAAAAAGGACACGGTGTACATCGGACCAATGATGAGGTCGAGATTCGGGTTTGGTGTAAATCAGGAGCGATCGATAGAGGAGAAGATAAAACGGAACTCACTAATATTGGATAAGGACAAGCCGAAGATTTTGCAGTCAAAGTGCGCGCTGGATAGGACTAAGCGGCATTCTGCGAGTTTCGATAAGGGAAAGCCTAAGAGAAACTCGTCGATCGAGTACGAGGATGACATGAAACGTAGAACGAACGGAATTAACCAGCCGAAGGATCTCAGGACCTCGATCGACTACGAAGACGGGTTAAGACTGGGGAAAGATGATCAACAACTGGATACGAAGGATTCGTCGATGTACCTCGGGTCTCTGGTTAGGTCGAGGTTCGGGTTTGTCAATCAAGAAAGATCGATGGACGAGAAGATAAAACGAAACTCGTTGGTGTTGGACAAGGATAAGCCGAAGCTCGTGCACACCAAATGCACGCTAGATAGGACTAAACGACACTCCGCGAACTTTAGCTTAAAGCAGACGGACTCGAAGGATATTAAACCCAATTTGAAATGTCATAGCTTAGAAGTGGTCGATTACGTGCCAAGCGAACGCCTCGGCAGGGCCCTTAGGCGGTATTCAACCTTGGACGTGAATCATAATCAGGGACTTAGCAAAATACCCTTAAGGAGTTTTGTACCTCGTAGTAGAACCGCTCCAGCTACCAGAGCATCGAGCCCGGTACACATAGACAAGCTGTGTCGAATGCCGTTTTGGGAATCCTAG
- the LOC143344777 gene encoding uncharacterized protein LOC143344777 isoform X3, which produces MLQEEDKAPYESVLDLKGDDYQKLSVIHNLPSLLATDTQSCMSRVVPKMQQSLPTASTEFHLAASSTFKTILEQKLVSHNVFSQTFLQSILNSLDSRDPDLTGCDRVTAGRSHKIADTIKTTIVPLVKKLCENAMKSDDNVICIIAQEFGKLVLGLEKCLLPTEKAWFLKYFQQLAQMGIVSMKKESKPHLLFMTSNPAEDEKYMECRRCCAFNLPAMFLFVSNSSDDTDALLLTFNALVNDHYYMVRRTVASGIHEVAKILGPKSGRIKLDLIKLLKDDSKEVLQGLVPHIGLLLDCLAESQTIGVDRMDSTLMEIGRALIICEVEISSTRNWRLAVLMHSQLEIIVKYFPSDFIYSNFVPMVFFRILHARPIPVRLAAGTLYLFLLRYNMKPTQRVELRSRLYTELANSPDCYVRMMFVRMMVEALEIFSSVYFKEHFFNVLLNMAEDPVANIRIKVVSLLPQLKSLLWIPTDKKLLTALETTIGHLMNSEKDRDVIAVLATVVRKLNEMKLKYDGQTPASKHTKQDIEDTRKLEEEKRLSGLTPGKSSSGGTAMKKGAWRRTPDNPGKTIPPTSSKEGTGSPRHSSEGTRGRIQLTHPWERLGHTNSNASTTHANFESGPCHDFLMQKMQQNRSKLASLPLIVWPDSCECNYEEENNVHSCPPSDYATSVFLAFMRENRRKSQQNSLLTRDYAREFSTNIASKDTATARTFSSAPNLAMLRALTKAAHYNSCWPCSSMPEIPVMLSDDEFLVDAGIRIPAQFSSQSMSKIPHLQDSVFAKRRGSFNFDRSRSVGMNFDKGKPKRNSSVEYEDCMKRRTNGADQSNNGRTSMDCEDDLRLVKESQQLGKKDTVYIGPMMRSRFGFGVNQERSIEEKIKRNSLILDKDKPKILQSKCALDRTKRHSASFDKGKPKRNSSIEYEDDMKRRTNGINQPKDLRTSIDYEDGLRLGKDDQQLDTKDSSMYLGSLVRSRFGFVNQERSMDEKIKRNSLVLDKDKPKLVHTKCTLDRTKRHSANFSLKQTDSKDIKPNLKCHSLEVVDYVPSERLGRALRRYSTLDVNHNQGLSKIPLRSFVPRSRTAPATRASSPVHIDKLCRMPFWES; this is translated from the exons ATgttgcaagaggaagataaagcTCCGTACGAGAGCGTACTAGACCT GAAAGGGGATGATTATCAGAAACTCAGTGTTATACACAATTTACCGAGTCTCTTAGCTACAGACACGCAATCATGTATGTCTCGTGTGGTACCAAAAATGCAGCAATCGTTGCCTACTGCATCTACCGAGTTTCACCTTGCAGCCTCATCTACGTTCAAAACAATATTAGAGCAGAAACTTGTCAGCCATAATGTCTTCAGTCAAACATTCCTCCAAAGTATATTAAATTCGCTTGACAGTCGTGATCCAG ACCTTACTGGATGTGATAGAGTTACTGCCGGTAGAAGTCATAAGATTGCAG ATACAATAAAAACTACCATAGTGCcacttgttaaaaaattatgtgaAAATGCAATGAAATCGGACGATAATGTGATATGCATTATTGCCCAGGAGTTTGGAAAACTCGTACTTGGTTTGGAAA aatgctTATTACCCACGGAAAAAGCAtggtttttaaaatattttcaacaacTTGCGCAAATGGGTATTGTCTCGATGAAAAAAGAGTCCAAACCTCACCTTCTGTTT ATGACTAGTAATCCAGCCGAAGATGAGAAATATATGGAATGCAGAAGGTGTTGCGCTTTTAATCTACCCGCAATGTTTCTTTTTGTATCAAATTCGTCGGACGACACGGACGCATTACTTCTTACATTTAACGCGTTAGTGAACGATCACTATTACATGGTTAGAAGAACTGTAGCAAGTGGAATTCATGAA GTGGCTAAGATATTGGGTCCAAAGAGCGGTCGAATAAAATTAGacctaataaaattattaaaggaTGATTCGAAAGAAGTTCTACAAGGTTTAGTTCCTCACATAGGATTACTGCTTGATTGTTTAGCTGAAAGTCAAACTATCGGAGTAGATAGGATG GATTCTACTCTAATGGAAATTGGCAGAGCATTAATAATATGTGAAGTAGAAATATCATCTACACGTAATTGGAGGCTAGCGGTATTAATGCATTCACAGCTCGAAATAATAGTTAAATACTTTCCAAGTGATTTTATATATTCAAATTTTGTGCCAATGGTTTTTTTCAGAATATTACATGCT aggccaaTACCTGTACGTCTTGCCGCGGGAACGTTATACCTTTTTCTTTTACGTTATAACATGAAACCTACTCAAAGGGTAGAACTTCGAAGCAGGTTATACACAGAGTTGGCTAATAGTCCTGACTGTTACGTGAGAATGATGTTTGTTCGTATGATGGTAGAGGCCTTAGAAATTTTCTCTTCCGTATATTTCAAGGAACACTTTTTCAACGTTTTATTGAACATGGCTGAAGATCCTGTAGCTAACATTAGAATTAAAGTAGTTTCCTTGTTGCCTCAATTGAAAAGCCTGTTATGGATACCGacggataaaaaattattaacggcgTTAGAGACGACTATAGGACATTTAATGAACAGCGAAAAGGATAGAGACGTAATTGCTGTGTTAGCAACTGTTGTGCGGAAATTGAACGAGATGAAACTTAAATACGATGGCCAAACT CCAGCGAGTAAACACACGAAGCAAGATATTGAGGATACTAGGAAATTAGAAGAAGAGAAAAGATTATCAGGACTGACGCCTGGAAAATCTTCGTCCGGAGGAACTGCAATGAAAAAGG GTGCATGGCGACGAACACCGGATAATCCAGGGAAAACAAT ACCGCCGACGTCATCAAAGG AAGGTACTGGATCTCCTCGTCACTCGAGCGAAGGAACAAGAGGAAG AATTCAACTAACACATCCTTGGGAAAGACTAGGTCATACTAACTCGAATGCTAGTACGACCCATGCTAACTTTGAGAGTGGACCATGTCACGATTTTCTGATGCAAAAGATGCAACAAAATCGCTCGAAATTGGCCTCGTTGCCGTTGATAGTATGGCCGGATTCGTGCGAGTGCAACTACGAGGAGGAGAACAATGTCCATTCTTGTCCCCCGTCCGACTACGCTACATCCGTTTTCCTGGCGTTCATGAGAGAAAATCGACGAAAGTCGCAGCAAAATTCCCTACTAACCCGAGACTATGCGCGTGAATTCTCCACTAACATCGCTAGCAAGGACACTGCCACTGCGAGAACGTTTTCCAGTGCTCCTAATCTGGCTATGCTTAGAGCACTGACCAAAGCGGCTCACTATAACTCTTGTTGGCCCTGTAGCTCGATGCCGGAGATACCGGTGATGCTGTCGGACGACGAGTTCCTCGTGGACGCCGGTATCCGGATACCTGCGCAATTTTCTTCGCAAAGCATGTCCAAGATACCGCATCTGCAGGATTCAGTCTTCGCAAAGAGAAGGGGTTCGTTCAATTTTGACCGTTCGCGTAGCGTTGGCATGAACTTTGACAAAGGGAAACCCAAGAGGAATTCGTCCGTCGAGTACGAAGATTGCATGAAACGGAGAACCAATGGTGCTGATCAATCGAACAACGGAAGGACATCGATGGACTGCGAAGATGACTTGAGATTGGTGAAGGAGAGTCAACAGTTGGGCAAAAAGGACACGGTGTACATCGGACCAATGATGAGGTCGAGATTCGGGTTTGGTGTAAATCAGGAGCGATCGATAGAGGAGAAGATAAAACGGAACTCACTAATATTGGATAAGGACAAGCCGAAGATTTTGCAGTCAAAGTGCGCGCTGGATAGGACTAAGCGGCATTCTGCGAGTTTCGATAAGGGAAAGCCTAAGAGAAACTCGTCGATCGAGTACGAGGATGACATGAAACGTAGAACGAACGGAATTAACCAGCCGAAGGATCTCAGGACCTCGATCGACTACGAAGACGGGTTAAGACTGGGGAAAGATGATCAACAACTGGATACGAAGGATTCGTCGATGTACCTCGGGTCTCTGGTTAGGTCGAGGTTCGGGTTTGTCAATCAAGAAAGATCGATGGACGAGAAGATAAAACGAAACTCGTTGGTGTTGGACAAGGATAAGCCGAAGCTCGTGCACACCAAATGCACGCTAGATAGGACTAAACGACACTCCGCGAACTTTAGCTTAAAGCAGACGGACTCGAAGGATATTAAACCCAATTTGAAATGTCATAGCTTAGAAGTGGTCGATTACGTGCCAAGCGAACGCCTCGGCAGGGCCCTTAGGCGGTATTCAACCTTGGACGTGAATCATAATCAGGGACTTAGCAAAATACCCTTAAGGAGTTTTGTACCTCGTAGTAGAACCGCTCCAGCTACCAGAGCATCGAGCCCGGTACACATAGACAAGCTGTGTCGAATGCCGTTTTGGGAATCCTAG